One window from the genome of Streptomyces cadmiisoli encodes:
- a CDS encoding NADH-quinone oxidoreductase subunit N: MSPVAQPLAQSVVQSVDWLAIAPPTIAAVVGLAVLVADLFVGDNRKALLGWVSVAGLAASTLMLLPLLDGDRSTFCLTGDADVCSYTVDGFTLVIQFLVLGGALLAALLSVTALKDARGGLPEGEFWFLLLSSAAGAALLPASRDLATLIVALEVASLPAFALVGIRHGDRKSSEAALKFFLSSVTATTVSLMGISFVYASTGTLYLTEIAGRIDGVDGQLHTLAQAGVVLTLIGFAFKTAAVPFHFWVPDTYVGAPLPVAAYLSVIGKAVGFSGLILVTVLAFPSYADVWGPALAVLAALTMTVGNVGALRQQSTRAYSAVRLLAWSSVGQAGYLLVPIAAAAYSDDAERSIGSTVAYALMYAAVNLGAFAVAALVGRTKTLNRVADYRGLYAANPVTALLLAFFLLCLAGLPPGIIGLFAKVTVFSAAVDAGLGWLAVLMAANVVIALFYYLQWTALLFRAPEGEPARHHVPAPLTAAIALTAVVGIGLSGAPQLVLRFADTGLF; this comes from the coding sequence ATGAGCCCCGTGGCCCAGCCTCTGGCGCAGTCCGTGGTCCAGTCCGTCGACTGGCTCGCCATCGCGCCGCCCACCATCGCGGCCGTGGTCGGCCTCGCCGTACTGGTCGCCGACCTGTTCGTCGGCGACAACCGGAAGGCGCTCCTCGGCTGGGTCTCCGTCGCGGGCCTGGCCGCGTCCACGCTGATGCTGCTGCCGCTGCTCGACGGTGACCGCTCGACCTTCTGCCTGACCGGCGACGCCGACGTGTGCAGCTATACCGTGGACGGCTTCACCCTGGTCATCCAGTTCCTGGTCCTCGGCGGCGCCCTCCTGGCGGCGCTGCTGTCCGTCACCGCGCTGAAGGACGCGCGCGGGGGACTGCCCGAGGGCGAGTTCTGGTTCCTGCTGCTGTCCTCCGCGGCCGGTGCCGCGCTCCTGCCGGCCTCACGCGACCTGGCGACACTCATCGTCGCCCTGGAAGTCGCCTCCCTGCCCGCGTTCGCCCTGGTCGGCATCCGGCACGGCGACCGGAAGTCGTCCGAAGCGGCCCTGAAGTTCTTCCTGTCCTCGGTCACCGCGACCACGGTCAGCCTCATGGGCATCAGCTTCGTGTACGCCTCCACCGGCACCCTCTACCTCACCGAGATCGCCGGCCGCATCGACGGCGTAGACGGGCAGCTGCACACCCTCGCCCAGGCCGGCGTGGTCCTCACCCTCATCGGCTTCGCCTTCAAGACGGCCGCGGTGCCCTTCCACTTCTGGGTGCCCGACACATACGTGGGCGCTCCCCTTCCGGTCGCCGCCTATCTGTCGGTCATCGGCAAGGCGGTCGGCTTCTCCGGCCTGATCCTCGTCACGGTCCTCGCCTTCCCGTCGTACGCGGACGTGTGGGGCCCGGCGCTCGCCGTGCTGGCGGCCCTCACCATGACCGTCGGCAATGTCGGCGCCCTGCGCCAGCAGAGCACGCGCGCGTACAGCGCGGTACGCCTGCTCGCCTGGTCCTCCGTGGGCCAGGCCGGCTACCTCCTGGTGCCGATCGCAGCGGCCGCCTACTCCGACGACGCCGAACGCTCGATCGGCTCCACCGTGGCCTACGCGCTGATGTACGCCGCCGTGAACCTCGGCGCGTTCGCGGTCGCCGCGCTGGTCGGCCGTACGAAGACCCTCAACCGCGTCGCCGACTACCGGGGCCTCTACGCCGCGAACCCGGTGACCGCGCTGCTGCTGGCTTTCTTCCTGCTGTGCCTGGCCGGGCTGCCGCCGGGCATCATCGGCCTGTTCGCGAAGGTCACCGTCTTCTCCGCGGCCGTCGACGCGGGCCTGGGCTGGCTCGCCGTACTCATGGCCGCCAACGTGGTGATCGCGTTGTTCTACTACCTCCAGTGGACGGCGCTGCTGTTCCGAGCCCCCGAGGGCGAGCCCGCCAGGCACCACGTCCCGGCGCCCCTGACCGCCGCGATCGCCCTCACGGCCGTTGTCGGCATCGGCCTGTCCGGGGCGCCGCAGCTGGTCCTGCGCTTCGCGGACACGGGACTCTTCTAG
- a CDS encoding complex I subunit 4 family protein — protein MIDISESVMQFLLAFVVVGPLLGAAAALLPAPPGLKGKSPEQAVLRHGVTVTGAVLLAAIVLALGFDHDQPSKIQASIDISWIPALDVRIHLGVDGISLPLLLLTALLTFLCALYSYFKMPAGPTPKAFVALVLLLESGTLATFAVLDLLLFFLAFEMVLIPMYFLIARWGGEGRAQAAWKFILYTLLGSVVMLLGLLLIGITAGTFDMVALATDNGRSLTTFVQVVAVLAIGIGLAVKTPMWPLHSWLPDAHTAAPTVGSVLLAGVLLKMGTYGFVRILLPIAPDGFRTFAPYLAAFAVVGIIYGSLACLALAKQGAKGDLKRLIAYSSVGHMGFVLLGIATMTPTGVNGALFANIAHGLITGLLFFLVGALKERTGTTDLDALAEQTGGALYGKAPRLGGLLAFAAVASLGLPGLAGFWGEMLALFGAFEPAPELSRPAFLTFMAIAAFGTLLTAAYLLVVVRRVCMGAVPQEAPRLADVQPYEFAAWTPLVALTVVAGLWPKTLLGLTDPAVQQLLAGGTR, from the coding sequence GTGATCGATATCAGCGAGTCCGTGATGCAGTTCCTTCTGGCGTTCGTCGTCGTCGGTCCGCTTCTCGGCGCCGCCGCCGCGCTCCTGCCCGCACCGCCCGGGCTGAAGGGGAAGTCGCCCGAACAGGCCGTGCTGCGCCACGGCGTCACCGTGACCGGTGCGGTGCTCCTCGCGGCGATCGTCCTGGCGCTCGGCTTCGACCACGACCAGCCGTCGAAGATCCAGGCGAGCATCGACATCAGCTGGATCCCCGCACTGGACGTGCGCATCCACCTCGGCGTCGACGGCATCTCCCTCCCCCTTCTGCTGCTGACCGCGCTGCTGACCTTCCTCTGCGCGCTCTACTCGTACTTCAAGATGCCCGCGGGCCCGACCCCGAAGGCGTTCGTCGCACTGGTGCTGCTTCTCGAGTCCGGCACGCTCGCCACCTTCGCCGTCCTCGACCTGCTGCTGTTCTTCCTGGCCTTCGAGATGGTGCTCATCCCGATGTACTTCCTCATCGCCCGCTGGGGCGGCGAGGGGCGGGCGCAGGCCGCCTGGAAGTTCATCCTCTACACGCTGCTCGGTTCCGTGGTCATGCTGCTCGGCCTGCTCCTGATCGGAATCACGGCGGGCACATTCGACATGGTGGCACTCGCCACTGACAACGGCCGGTCGCTGACCACATTCGTGCAGGTCGTCGCGGTTTTGGCGATCGGGATCGGGCTCGCGGTCAAGACGCCGATGTGGCCGCTGCACAGCTGGCTGCCGGACGCTCACACGGCCGCGCCGACGGTCGGCTCGGTGCTGCTGGCCGGCGTGCTCCTCAAAATGGGCACCTACGGTTTCGTCCGGATCCTGCTGCCGATCGCCCCGGACGGGTTCCGGACGTTCGCGCCCTACCTCGCCGCGTTCGCCGTCGTCGGCATCATCTACGGGTCCCTGGCCTGCCTCGCCCTCGCCAAACAAGGTGCGAAGGGCGACCTCAAACGCCTCATCGCGTACTCGTCCGTCGGCCACATGGGATTCGTCCTGCTGGGTATCGCGACCATGACCCCGACCGGCGTGAACGGCGCACTCTTCGCCAACATCGCCCACGGTCTGATCACCGGCCTGCTGTTCTTCCTGGTCGGCGCGTTGAAGGAGCGCACCGGCACCACCGACCTCGACGCCTTGGCCGAACAGACCGGAGGAGCGCTCTACGGCAAGGCACCCCGGCTCGGCGGCCTGCTCGCCTTCGCCGCGGTCGCCTCGCTCGGCCTCCCGGGTCTCGCCGGGTTCTGGGGCGAGATGCTGGCGCTGTTCGGCGCGTTCGAGCCCGCCCCCGAGCTCAGCCGTCCCGCCTTCCTCACCTTCATGGCGATCGCCGCGTTCGGCACGCTGCTGACGGCCGCCTACCTGCTCGTCGTGGTCCGACGCGTGTGCATGGGCGCCGTACCGCAAGAAGCGCCGAGGCTCGCCGACGTCCAGCCCTACGAGTTCGCGGCCTGGACCCCGCTCGTCGCCCTCACCGTCGTCGCCGGACTCTGGCCGAAGACCCTCCTGGGCCTGACCGACCCGGCCGTGCAGCAGCTCCTCGCAGGAGGCACCCGATGA